A window of bacterium contains these coding sequences:
- a CDS encoding PIG-L family deacetylase: protein MVQEKLGDSLLSKQRLLVIMPHPDDEAFHCAGTMAKVKSLGGKVFLVIVNSGEIFAYKEGQRVKVDNETRLSEISRCAQFLNVDDWDLLLKESRYHLRLDTFPQRDLIELLEDKGKLAINKIKPTMVIIPFPSYTLDHRIVFESAFAALRPHDPSTRHFVNMVLSAECPHHCWSYIPFHPNVYVDISEFLEVKLKALSLHSSQLRPEPHFASFENLERLARMRGSQVGVKAAEAFICHRLVL from the coding sequence ATGGTGCAAGAAAAATTGGGAGATTCACTCCTCTCAAAGCAAAGGTTGTTAGTGATAATGCCTCATCCAGATGATGAGGCGTTTCACTGCGCCGGCACTATGGCAAAGGTTAAGAGCCTTGGTGGAAAGGTTTTCCTCGTTATAGTAAATAGTGGGGAGATTTTCGCATACAAAGAAGGGCAAAGGGTAAAGGTTGACAATGAGACAAGGCTTTCTGAGATATCTCGTTGTGCTCAATTTCTTAATGTTGATGATTGGGACCTGCTCCTTAAGGAAAGCAGATATCACCTCCGCTTGGATACTTTCCCCCAGCGTGATTTGATAGAATTATTGGAGGATAAAGGGAAACTTGCGATAAACAAAATCAAACCAACGATGGTGATAATCCCCTTCCCCTCATATACCCTTGACCATCGGATAGTATTTGAGTCAGCCTTCGCCGCTCTCCGTCCCCACGACCCCTCAACGAGACACTTCGTGAATATGGTCTTATCCGCTGAATGCCCGCATCATTGTTGGAGTTATATCCCTTTTCATCCCAATGTGTATGTAGATATATCGGAATTCCTCGAGGTAAAGTTGAAAGCCCTCTCTCTCCATTCCTCTCAATTGCGTCCCGAGCCCCATTTCGCGAGTTTTGAAAATTTGGAGAGATTGGCAAGGATGAGGGGCTCGCAGGTTGGGGTCAAGGCAGCGGAGGCATTTATCTGCCACAGGCTGGTGCTTTGA